A DNA window from Sulfitobacter noctilucicola contains the following coding sequences:
- a CDS encoding vWA domain-containing protein, with protein sequence MTDDLDDLKSLMNAATPQPDAARKAENIALAQKNFANLQGSRGELRPTSDRPKPGFITGVRHMLNILTSRGALTASTALVAVGIIALTPLGTHLIPQSSDAPFIPPAVQEAPATTQMRETEADEPAIAELSAPMVEMEMAAQDMAGQGIAQSAAKSNIRMAAPSSPTMMVDAPVIMPQNTTESFANADANPVVTATQSPVSTFSIDIDTASYAIVRNSLLKGQMPDKDAVRVEEMINYFSYDYAAPSEEAAFAPTVTLSQTPWNSGTQLLEIGIQGAEVTERPPLNLVFLIDTSGSMQDANKLPLLKKSFRLMLGQLRPEDQVAIVTYAGSAGQVLDPTPASERTTILNALENLSAGGSTAGQAGLQQAYATAAGMAQDGDVSRVILATDGDFNVGLHDPDALKDYIADKRASGTYLSVLGFGRGNLDDATMQALAQNGNGQAAYIDTLSEAQKVLVDQLSGALFPIADDVKIQVEFNPATVAEYRLIGYETRTLKREDFNNDKVDAGDIGAGHQVTAIYEITPSGSPAILNDDLRYATAQTTGDSDELAFLRLRYKAPGANTSTLIETPISADISGNASFATAIAGFGQLLRDGTYLGDWSFADAIELADKTKGDDPFGYRAEAIQLMRLAQSLSAQ encoded by the coding sequence ATGACCGACGACCTCGATGATCTGAAATCCTTGATGAACGCGGCAACGCCGCAGCCCGATGCCGCGCGCAAGGCAGAAAATATCGCTTTGGCGCAGAAAAATTTCGCCAACCTCCAAGGATCGCGGGGGGAGCTGCGTCCTACTTCTGATCGCCCGAAACCGGGCTTTATCACAGGAGTAAGACACATGCTGAACATTCTCACATCACGCGGCGCACTGACCGCCTCCACTGCCTTGGTCGCCGTTGGTATCATTGCACTGACTCCGTTAGGCACGCACCTGATCCCGCAAAGTTCTGATGCACCGTTCATTCCACCCGCCGTTCAGGAAGCACCCGCCACCACCCAAATGCGCGAGACTGAAGCGGATGAGCCAGCTATTGCTGAACTGTCAGCGCCGATGGTCGAGATGGAAATGGCTGCGCAAGATATGGCGGGGCAAGGCATCGCCCAGTCCGCTGCGAAATCGAACATCCGGATGGCCGCGCCGTCGAGCCCCACAATGATGGTCGACGCACCGGTGATCATGCCGCAAAACACGACCGAGAGTTTCGCGAATGCCGATGCGAACCCTGTCGTGACTGCGACGCAATCGCCTGTTTCGACTTTTTCGATTGATATCGATACCGCCTCTTACGCCATCGTGCGCAACAGCCTGCTGAAAGGTCAAATGCCCGACAAGGATGCCGTGCGGGTCGAAGAGATGATCAACTATTTCTCTTATGACTATGCCGCCCCCAGTGAAGAAGCCGCCTTTGCTCCGACTGTGACGCTAAGCCAGACACCCTGGAACAGCGGCACACAATTGCTTGAGATCGGCATTCAAGGCGCAGAGGTGACCGAGCGGCCGCCACTAAACCTTGTCTTCCTGATCGACACGTCAGGTTCCATGCAGGATGCGAACAAGCTGCCACTGCTGAAAAAATCGTTCAGGCTGATGCTGGGCCAGCTGCGTCCCGAAGATCAGGTTGCCATCGTGACGTATGCGGGCAGCGCCGGGCAGGTCCTTGACCCAACACCCGCCTCTGAACGCACCACGATCCTGAACGCACTGGAGAACCTCAGCGCAGGGGGATCAACCGCCGGTCAAGCGGGCCTGCAACAGGCCTATGCCACGGCCGCCGGGATGGCACAGGATGGCGATGTAAGCCGCGTGATCCTTGCGACAGATGGTGATTTCAACGTTGGTCTGCATGATCCTGACGCCCTCAAGGACTACATCGCCGACAAACGCGCGTCAGGCACATATCTGAGTGTTCTGGGCTTTGGCCGTGGCAATCTGGATGACGCTACAATGCAGGCACTGGCCCAGAACGGGAACGGACAGGCCGCCTATATCGACACCCTATCCGAGGCGCAGAAGGTGCTGGTGGACCAGCTTTCCGGCGCACTTTTCCCGATCGCTGACGATGTAAAAATACAGGTCGAGTTCAACCCTGCTACTGTCGCCGAATACCGCCTGATCGGGTATGAGACACGCACGCTAAAGCGGGAAGACTTCAACAACGACAAGGTGGATGCAGGCGACATCGGCGCGGGCCATCAAGTCACGGCGATTTACGAGATCACGCCTTCGGGCTCCCCCGCCATCCTGAACGATGATCTGCGCTATGCCACCGCACAAACCACCGGCGACAGCGATGAACTGGCCTTCCTCCGCCTGCGCTACAAAGCACCTGGTGCCAACACGAGCACCCTCATCGAAACCCCGATCAGCGCTGACATTTCGGGCAATGCCAGCTTTGCCACTGCCATCGCGGGTTTTGGCCAACTGCTGCGCGACGGCACATATCTTGGTGACTGGTCTTTTGCGGATGCCATCGAGCTGGCCGATAAAACCAAAGGCGACGATCCTTTCGGCTACCGGGCAGAGGCGATCCAACTGATGCGACTGGCCCAAAGCCTTTCGGCACAATAA
- the glcF gene encoding glycolate oxidase subunit GlcF, whose amino-acid sequence MQTTFTEKQMADPAIKRSNEILRSCVHCGFCTATCPTYQVLGDELDSPRGRIYLIKDMLENERVPDEKTVKHIDRCLSCLACMTTCPSGVHYMHLVDHAREYIDQKYKRPVTDRLLRWILARILPYPMRFRVALLGAKIGRPFARLMPDARLRAMLEMAPKAIPPVSRNDDPQSFAPEGPRRKRVALMTGCAQKALNTDINDATIRLLRRMGCEVVVAEGAGCCGALTHHMGKTSESHATAAKNIRAWCDEMDGDGLDAIVINTSGCGTTVKDYGHMFRNDPLAEDAARVSAIAKDVSEVLIELGNDTPDEEAARPAKDKIAGIDQHQPRDTLPEGMVVAYHAACSLQHGQQIKTYPKDLLKKAGFTVVEPADPHLCCGSAGTYNLMQPEISGQLKERKVRTLMAKNPDVIAAGNIGCMMQIGSAATVPIVHTVELLDWASGGPKPPALSGGSAPLDQIPRLR is encoded by the coding sequence ATGCAGACAACATTCACAGAAAAGCAGATGGCCGATCCCGCGATTAAGCGCAGCAACGAGATTCTGCGGTCGTGCGTCCATTGCGGTTTCTGCACTGCAACCTGTCCTACCTATCAGGTTCTCGGAGACGAGCTGGATAGTCCAAGAGGGCGCATCTATCTGATCAAGGACATGCTGGAAAACGAACGCGTGCCGGATGAAAAGACGGTCAAACATATCGACCGTTGCCTATCTTGTTTGGCCTGCATGACAACTTGTCCTTCAGGCGTGCATTACATGCATCTTGTTGATCATGCGCGGGAATATATCGATCAGAAGTATAAGCGCCCCGTAACGGACCGGCTGCTGCGTTGGATTCTGGCGCGTATTCTGCCGTACCCGATGCGGTTCCGCGTGGCGCTGCTGGGTGCCAAAATCGGGCGGCCGTTTGCACGTTTGATGCCGGATGCGCGACTGCGTGCAATGCTGGAAATGGCTCCGAAGGCGATCCCTCCGGTTAGCCGGAATGACGATCCGCAAAGCTTCGCGCCGGAAGGCCCAAGGCGCAAACGCGTCGCCTTGATGACCGGTTGTGCGCAAAAGGCACTGAACACGGACATCAATGATGCGACGATCCGGTTGCTTAGGCGGATGGGCTGTGAGGTTGTGGTAGCAGAGGGTGCGGGATGCTGTGGCGCCTTGACCCATCACATGGGTAAGACAAGCGAAAGCCATGCGACGGCGGCCAAAAACATCCGCGCGTGGTGTGATGAAATGGATGGCGACGGGCTTGATGCGATTGTTATCAATACTTCCGGTTGCGGCACTACGGTCAAGGATTACGGCCACATGTTCCGCAATGATCCATTGGCCGAAGATGCGGCGCGGGTATCCGCCATCGCCAAGGATGTCTCTGAAGTGTTGATCGAGCTGGGTAATGACACGCCAGACGAAGAAGCCGCCCGTCCGGCCAAAGACAAGATCGCAGGAATCGATCAACATCAACCCCGTGACACCCTGCCTGAAGGCATGGTTGTCGCCTATCACGCGGCCTGTTCGCTCCAGCATGGTCAACAGATCAAGACTTATCCGAAGGATCTATTGAAGAAGGCGGGCTTTACCGTGGTGGAGCCTGCAGACCCGCATCTTTGCTGTGGATCAGCGGGTACGTATAACCTGATGCAACCGGAGATTTCCGGACAGCTGAAGGAGCGAAAGGTCCGCACGCTGATGGCCAAGAACCCCGATGTTATCGCAGCGGGCAACATCGGGTGTATGATGCAGATCGGATCAGCAGCGACAGTGCCGATCGTGCACACGGTCGAGCTGTTGGATTGGGCAAGTGGGGGGCCCAAGCCACCCGCACTGAGCGGCGGATCGGCGCCTTTAGACCAAATTCCTAGGCTGCGTTAA
- a CDS encoding trypsin-like serine peptidase, with translation MAIASAGFAQDAGLKRLDTGVDARAWEAVGRLDIGGTGFCTGALIAPRLVLTAAHCLYDRETKQRIDHGEVQFLAGWRNGRAGAYRDIRRAVVHPEFVYDGDVSSDRVRNDLALLELQRPIRNTTIKPFNTSSRPRPGDSVGVVSYAKDRSESPALQEVCKVLAQQEGVLVTSCSVDFGSSGAPIFSFQEGEPQIVSVVSAKAEVDGQRVSLGTALGATLAVLQAELVAGKGVFQDEGPRRKRVLVGQTNNQTGAKFIKP, from the coding sequence ATGGCTATCGCATCTGCCGGGTTTGCACAGGATGCAGGCCTGAAACGCTTGGATACGGGCGTTGATGCCCGCGCGTGGGAAGCAGTTGGGCGATTGGATATCGGCGGCACGGGCTTTTGTACCGGTGCCTTGATCGCGCCACGTTTGGTGCTGACTGCTGCGCATTGTTTATATGATCGGGAGACCAAGCAGCGTATCGATCACGGCGAGGTGCAGTTTCTGGCGGGTTGGCGTAACGGTCGTGCTGGCGCTTATCGCGACATACGTCGCGCAGTGGTACACCCCGAATTTGTCTATGACGGCGATGTATCCTCTGATCGGGTGCGCAACGATCTGGCACTGCTTGAGCTGCAACGCCCGATCCGCAACACGACGATCAAACCGTTCAATACCTCTTCGCGCCCCCGACCGGGAGATTCAGTTGGTGTTGTAAGCTATGCCAAGGATCGCTCTGAATCGCCCGCGCTTCAGGAAGTCTGCAAGGTGCTCGCACAACAAGAGGGCGTTCTGGTCACTTCCTGTTCTGTCGATTTTGGTTCTAGCGGTGCGCCCATCTTCAGCTTTCAGGAAGGTGAGCCCCAGATCGTTTCAGTCGTTTCTGCCAAGGCCGAGGTCGATGGACAGCGTGTTTCACTTGGCACGGCACTGGGTGCCACTTTGGCGGTACTGCAAGCTGAACTGGTCGCCGGAAAAGGCGTTTTTCAGGATGAGGGCCCGCGGCGTAAGCGGGTTTTGGTAGGGCAGACCAATAATCAAACAGGTGCGAAGTTTATAAAACCATGA
- a CDS encoding Hsp20 family protein, whose translation MRTFDFAPLYRSTVGFDQIANMMDRVLSNDGAAPSYPPYNIEKLNDDAYRISIAVAGFSDADLNVEVRDKALIVSARKADEDEAKTYLHRGIATRAFERRFQLADHVSVTGAAHADGMLHIELERQVPEALKPRQIQISSDVAAISKDVVDAKSVN comes from the coding sequence ATGCGTACTTTTGATTTTGCACCGCTTTACCGGTCCACCGTCGGGTTTGACCAGATTGCTAACATGATGGACCGTGTCCTGAGCAATGACGGCGCTGCCCCAAGCTATCCCCCTTACAACATCGAAAAGCTGAACGACGATGCTTACCGCATTTCAATTGCGGTTGCAGGGTTTTCGGATGCCGATCTGAATGTCGAAGTTCGTGACAAGGCGCTTATCGTTTCGGCCCGCAAAGCGGACGAGGATGAGGCCAAGACCTATCTGCATCGTGGCATTGCGACCCGCGCGTTTGAGCGCCGTTTCCAGCTGGCAGATCACGTCTCCGTCACGGGCGCTGCCCATGCCGATGGCATGCTGCACATCGAGCTGGAGCGTCAGGTGCCCGAAGCGCTGAAGCCTCGCCAGATCCAGATTTCGTCTGATGTGGCTGCGATCAGCAAAGACGTCGTTGACGCGAAATCCGTCAATTGA
- a CDS encoding trypsin-like serine peptidase, whose translation MMKLGMICAVLCVAFTAPLAAQSSKLRALDTKNDALAWEAVGRLDIGPSGFCTGTLIAPDLVLTAAHCVFHKPSGAKVLPKELTFQAGLTHGQAAAKRGVAQIEAHTGYTPGQSHNLQNVRHDIALVRLAKPIPTHELSPFAVFNGAMPQGAVSVVSYGRGRSDKLSRQNQCQVLGMRQRLIALDCDVTFGSSGAPVFTHLNGRGQIASVISGGGTMGGREIALGMALPPLIADLKRQMYANKPRPKATVRRLGVGANKGSSGAKFVTAKGS comes from the coding sequence ATGATGAAACTCGGAATGATCTGCGCCGTTTTGTGTGTGGCCTTTACGGCCCCTCTTGCCGCGCAATCAAGCAAGCTGCGCGCGCTGGATACCAAGAATGATGCATTAGCATGGGAAGCCGTCGGCCGGCTTGATATCGGTCCTTCCGGGTTCTGCACAGGCACGCTGATTGCACCCGATCTGGTTCTGACGGCAGCGCATTGTGTCTTTCACAAACCTTCTGGGGCAAAGGTGCTACCGAAGGAGTTGACCTTTCAAGCGGGGCTGACACATGGTCAGGCAGCTGCAAAACGCGGTGTGGCACAGATTGAAGCGCATACCGGCTATACGCCGGGGCAATCCCATAACCTGCAGAACGTTCGACACGATATCGCACTGGTGCGGTTGGCAAAGCCTATCCCGACGCATGAGTTGAGCCCGTTCGCTGTCTTCAATGGCGCGATGCCTCAGGGTGCGGTCAGCGTTGTTTCTTATGGCCGAGGCCGCTCGGACAAGTTGTCTCGCCAAAACCAGTGTCAGGTCCTCGGCATGCGCCAGCGGTTGATCGCACTGGATTGTGATGTCACCTTTGGGTCTAGCGGTGCGCCGGTGTTTACCCATTTGAACGGGCGGGGTCAGATCGCTTCTGTCATCTCCGGTGGTGGGACAATGGGCGGGCGCGAAATCGCCCTGGGGATGGCATTGCCGCCCCTGATTGCTGATCTAAAGCGCCAGATGTACGCAAACAAACCTAGGCCGAAAGCCACGGTTCGGCGATTGGGTGTGGGTGCAAACAAAGGGTCTTCGGGCGCAAAATTTGTGACAGCCAAAGGGTCTTGA